TTTCACACCTCCACAGACCTGCAGGGAAGTAGGTGCACGTATATCCTAATTCTCCTTAAGAGGAAAACCATAGATTAAAATCAATACATCTCTAGGAAAACCACAGAATAAGAAAATAAATCCCAACAGGTACAGGATAGATTAAGTGGGAGACCAGCAGAGTTGATAGTCAATGAACCATGCTGGCAAGGAAGAAAGATTGTCAGTGTCAGAGAAGCGTGACATCCTCAATAAAAGGTTGTTTGGCTCTGCAGTGTGAATTAGAACCGATAATTAGCAGAGTGCTGGTACCCAGGGCCTTGATGGTTCAGTGGCAGTCTGTGGAGAGGGAACAGGAGATACTTATATGAAAGCACGTTCCGTAACGGATGTTTTCTTTTTTCACAGAGATTTTAATCACAGTCAAACACATTCCTTGGTTGCCCAGAGATGTGCAATTCATTTTTTTCTTGTTGTTACAAAAGGTTTGGATGTGGTTGTATTTATGAATGCAATCCAATGCAAAACAGATTGTATCAGTATTGTTTGGCCAAAGAAATGTACACCTTTGTGAAATACTGTATTTGATGTGTTGGTGTGACAGTTCAGCAGCATTCAACTTACCTTGTCCGAGCTGACTGAGCAAGCCTCCTCTCTCAGTCCAATAGCTGCTTGTCAAATGTGAGTTTCAGGCAGTCGTCATAATCTGAAAACTTTGGCCAATGATAGCACATTATATGTACCTTGGTAAACGTGCAGTGCATGGGTATGTCCATCCCAGTGCCctgcttctctcgctctctttgtgGGATAACTATAAATCTTTGGTGGGATACGTATAATTCCAAACACAGACAAACAACAGCAACATCACTTCTCTGGGCCAATCAAGTGAGCAGAGACACTGGGCCAGTATCGGTACAGGATAAACACTCTCTGGGGGACAATGACACCGTCATTCTCTCTATCTGAGGATAATCACCCACAACAAGATTATTGGTCCACGTCTCCAGAAGATGGCAAGAACAATGAAAACAGGATTAGGAAGAAAACATAACAGGGAAGAACTAGAACGTTAGATAAATAAGGCTGCTGCCATGTGGTAGACTGCACTAGTATTCACAAAGCAACAATCCCAAAGCTCCTGTTCATGATAGCCCATCAAAGCCAGAAGGGGAAtgatatttacatttaagtcatttagcagacactcttatccagagcgacttacatttaacctttttttatttaactaggcaagtcagttaagaacaaactcttattttcaatgacggcctaggaacagtgggttaactgccttgttcaggggcagaacgacagatttgtaccttgtcagctcggggatttgaacttgcaacctatCGGTtgctagcccaacgctctaaccactaggctacccctgATAGTGTTTGTGCAAATAGATGGACTGCAGGGCATGGCTGCCTAAGTGTGTTTATCctcatgaggtgtgtgtgtgtgtgtgtgtgtgtgtgtgtgtgtgtgtgtgtgtttgtgtgtgtgtgtgtgtgtgtgtgtgtgtgtgtgtgtgtgtgtgtgtgtgtgtgtgtgtgtgtgtgtgtgtgtgtgtgtgtgtgtgtgtgtgtgtgtgtgtgtgtgtcagtgataGAGAGGCTAGATAAGTCTTATCAGCTGAGGCAACATCAGTGCGGGACCACCGGTGGAGGAGCGGTAACGTGTATCGACAGAAACCTCACATGCTTGTGGCGTAAATGTGAACTGTGATGAATGGTGACAGAGAGGAGGGTACAGGGTGCTGGCTGGGTACTGGCTACTGCTCAGAGACAAATCTGGTGTATCAGATTGCAGTTGGTGTATCAGATTGCAGTGTTCTTGGAGATACAGATGGCCTTTTCAATCTCTCTTTTTTTTTGTCATATAACTGGACAATCattgaaatattatagtttgtcTCTCTGCTTATGTTTTGATTGTAGATTTTGAACTGCAGCATCTGCATAGCTGAGGGTCTACTGCCCCCTTCTGGGAATATTTGGTGTTGCTCTGTGTTTCACAGGTGGTACATGTCCAATAGACAGACCTACATAAATAGGCTAAGACCACTTGGCATTTGCATATCAGTTTGGAAGGTGATGATCCTACATGTCAGTCTGGTTATTCAGCAAACCATTCCACAGGACTGAACAAGACAAGACAATAACACACTCATAGTCTTTGTACATACAGTGTATTGAATGATTATTTTTCAAACATATTTACAGTGGTGAGAGACAATGAAATCACGACATTGAAGAACTTTAGTTGAAGAGTCAGGAGGCAGTGCTTAGGCACATGTGTGTTCATGTGCGATAGCAGTGAAATGGGCTTGATAGCAGTGTACAAACAACTCAGTCAGGATGCCCACTACACTTCTACACCCAGACGCAGACTCAGCTCTTGCAAAAGGTTGTCTCTCTCCCGCTCCAACAGGGAGATTTGAACATTCCTCTCGCTCACCTCCTGCCAAAATAAAAACATGTGAAAAATGACCTCCTCTACCTACCAACCAACATGAATCAAAAGAAGTGAAGTAGGATGCTTTAgtggtaggctgtgaaataaacAAGCCAGCACACCCTGTAGCTCTCCTAGACCAGGGTTGGAAATCAAGGATAAAGATACTAAAGTGGTTCTCTCTCACCTGTACCAGCACCGTGTTCTGCCACCGTAGCTCACTGTCTGATACTTCCACCCCGTCCCTCTTTGGAGAGGAGGGACAGCTGGTTACGTCGGGCTTACTCATCAGACTACCCAAAGATCCATTCACCCTCTGCATCTGAGACCTCAGGAGGCACGATGACGCCCCCTGCACAGAGTGATGAGAAGTGAGATGTTTAATATCAACAGGATGGTTTAACGACCTTTGCATGCTTGTAAAGTCATAGACATGGCTCAGCTTGCCAAGGCATACAATTCCTAAATCAAATTCTAGTTAGACTACACATTTTTTATTGTTGGTGCCAACATGAAGATCAATTTGCCAAGTTCTGTATCTATGTCTATCTGTGTAAAACAGTCTCCATCTCGCTGTAGTAACTCACCGCTCCTCCCCACACCTCTCCTCCCCACTCCTTTGCCCTAGCCCCAGCCCTGGTGCACACGTTAGCCTGCCTGGCTCTGTTGTCCTCCAGTATGCGTCGGTACCAGAGCCGGGCTTGCTCCAGAACCTGCAGCCCGGCCCACAGAGAGTCCTTCTCCCTTTCCAAGTCCTTCAGCCTCTTTATCTGAGACAACAAGAAGTGAGATTTAGGCAGCATTCAAATTCAATTTTCCATTTAGGAGATTTGTATTGGAAAGGGAAGTTGGTATGGCTACAAGTATGTTGTGTTGGACATGGAAATAGAGTGTAGATGAGTAGCCTACTACAGTGTGACTGGAATACTATTTTAGGCTTTTGCCAGGAAGCTGTGAGGAGCTGGATTAAACATGTGGGAATTTGTCATCGGGGTGGCTGTTGCTGTGGAGTCATGCTGCTCTGCCGTAGAAGACAAAACATGGATCTGTATCCATGAAACTAGAACTACCTCATGAAACAAGGAGTGAATAGAGTCATTTTAAGCAATGACAAAATGTAATTGTGTAGGCTTATGTGTGTAAATGAAGCTTCAGATGGAAGCTGGGGGCTAATATGGCTGGTATCATCCAATACAAACTCAATGCAATAGCTTGTGTTTACATTTGGAATTGATGACCTCATTGTAACTCCTTGTCTCATTTCATGTTGAACAGACACTGAATATCTATAATCACAACTGCAGTTCTCTACATAATCCTATGTAAAATAAGGCCATGTGAAATGCACACAACGGCATTCCTGTCTCGATACACTCACTTTGGTAATATAcagaatgtactgtactgttcaattactaagtcagtcagtcagtcagacagagacaCGTTGTGCACGTCTgtcacacacacgcgcatgcacgcacacacacacacacacacacacacacacacacacacacacacacacacacacacacacacacacacacacgcacgcacgcacacacgcacagacacacgcacgcacgcgcgcgcgcgcacacacacacacacacacacacacacacacacacacacacacacacacacacacacacacacacacacacacacacacacacacacgcacacatgcacacacacacacacagatctaacCCACACACAGATCTTACCCACACACAGGTCTCACCCATAGGTAGAAGCGTAGGGCGTCAAGGCTGTAGATGCTGCTCCGGAGAGGGATAATGACCGAGGTGTAGGACCCAGGGGCCGGGCACTGCGGGCAGGCCATGGGAGAGCCCTACCTCTGCCAGCCCAACACAGCCCTCGTGTCCTACACTGCCCTAACAGAGCCCTACACACAGCCCTAGACTGTTCTACGTGGTCATACGTTGTCCTGCTCAATCCTACACAGCTCTACTCCTCCCTTAACAGCAGTACAGCCAGCTAGGGAACACAGCAGGCTTCGTCTGAACAGGACAGGAacaaatagagagggagagaatccgagagagagagggtgtgaacAGGAGTGGAAAAGAGGCATGGGTAGTGAACTACACAGTGCCCTGGGGAAAGGTAATGAAAAATTCCACGAGTCATTGTCACGACTGGCTTATTGATAGATCCAGTAGAGGGGACTGAACAAggcaatgaaaaaaaaaaaagatggcaGCAACAGAATACAGAAAACAGGAATTGGAAAAGTGAGGCTGAGGTATTTTTTGACTGGGGGATGACACAGGCATGGAGACAGCAGCCTCTTCCCCTGTTCTACACACTACATCAAAAACATTCCCTCTTGAAACAGAGGAGTGCAGACTGAAATGGGTGTAGCCATGTCGTGAGGAGTTATCCCTGGTTTCAGGCAAACAGTTTCGGGTTCGTTCTGTTCCAACATGTTATGGAATGTGACATCAACTGAGCATAGAGATCACGCAATGCAAAGTACCATAAAGGAGTGTACAGGTGCGTACAGTACGCTTAGGTCATTGACTGCTGTCAAACGAGACTGACAAAAAACTTCAGGCTTCCATGACTCTACACTCCTAGGAAAAAAGGGTGACAAAAGGtctctttggctgtccccataggataaccttttttggttccaagtagaaccattttgggtttcatgtagaaccctctgtagaaagggttctacatggaacccaatggAACCCACAATGGTTCTACTAGGAACCTaaacggttctacctggaaccagcaaagcttcttcaaagggttctcctatacggacagccaaagaacccttgtATGTTCGAGATAGCAGTttgtttctaagagtgtatactAGTACACTAGTATACCTGGTTATGTTTTTAATGTGTCAATTTGTTTTTGAGAGTCTGGTAAGCCTGGTTGAAATGGCAAATTGACACGGCACGCAACACTCTGTCACTCCCATAGAGAAGAAAATCAATGATTACCTTGGGGTTTTGCTGGCAAAATGTAACCCTGGTCAAAATGTAACCCTGGCTAGATGTAACCCTGGCTAAATGTAACCCTGGTCAAAATGTAACCCTGGTCAAAATGTGACCCTGGCTAAATGTAACCCTGGCTAAATGTAACCCTGGTCAAAATGTGACCCTGGCTAAATGTAACCCTGGTCAAAATGTGACCCTGGCTAAATGTAACCCTGGCTAAATGTAACCCTGGTCAAAATGTGACCCTGGCTAAATGTAACCCTGGCTAAATGTAACCCTGGTCAAAATGTAACCCTGGCTAAATGTAACCCTGGTCAAAATGTGACCATAGCACAGAGAGCAGTTTGGCCCCATTTAGTTTTTTTAAGGGTCAAGACAATATAGCCTACTGTAAAATCAAATCCAATcggatttgtcacatgctccgaatacaacaggtattcaccttacagtgaaatgcttccttacaagcccttaaccaacaatgcacttTTAAGAGCATCGCTAAAAAAGTAagacaaataattaaagagcagcagtaaataacaatagctatatacaggtggtaccggtacagagtcaatgtgtcaatgtgcgggggcaccggtgtcgaggtaattgaggtaattatgtacatgcatttacattacattacatttaagtcatttagcagacgctcttatccagagcgacttacaaattggtgcattcaccttatgatatccagtggaacaaccactttacaatagtgcatctaactcttttaaggggggggggggttagaaggattactttatcctatcctaggtattccttaaagaggtggggtttcaggtgtctccggaaggtggtgattgactccgctgacctggcgtcgtgagggagtttgttccaccattggggtgccagagcagcgaacagttttgactgggctgagcgggaactgtacttcctcagaggtagggaggcgagcaggccagaggtggatgaacgcagtgcccttgtttgggtgtagggcctgatcagagcctgaaggtacggaggtgccgttcccctcacagctccgtaggcaagcaccatggtcttgtagcggatgcgagcttcaactggaagccagtggagagagcggaggagcggggtgacgtgagagaacttgggaaagttgaacaccagacgggctgcggcgttctggatgagttgtaggggtttaatggcacaggcagggagcccagccaacagcgagttgcagtaatccagacgggagatgacaagtgcctggattaggacctgcgccgcttcctgcgtgaggcagggtcgtactctgcgaatgttgtagagcatgaacctacaggaacgggtcaccgccttgatgttagttgagaacgacagggtgttgtccaggatcacgccaaggttcttagcactctgggaggaggacacaatggagttgtcaaccgtgatggcgagatcatggaacgggcagtccttccccgggaggaagagcagctccgtcttgccgaggttcagcttgaggtggtgatccgtcatccacactgatatgtctgccagacatgcagagatgcgattcaccacctggttatcagaggggggaaaggagaagattaattgtgtgtcgtctgcatagcaatgataggagagaccatgtgaggatatgacagagccaagtgacttggtgtatagcgagaataggagagggcctagaacagagccctgggggacaccagtggtgagagcacgtggtgcggagacagattctcgccacgccacctggtaggagcgacctgtcaggtaggacgcaatccaagcgtgggccgcgccggagatgcccagctcggagagggtggagaggaggatctgatggttcac
This DNA window, taken from Salvelinus namaycush isolate Seneca chromosome 38, SaNama_1.0, whole genome shotgun sequence, encodes the following:
- the LOC120031794 gene encoding suppressor APC domain-containing protein 1-like, translating into MACPQCPAPGSYTSVIIPLRSSIYSLDALRFYLWIKRLKDLEREKDSLWAGLQVLEQARLWYRRILEDNRARQANVCTRAGARAKEWGGEVWGGAGASSCLLRSQMQRVNGSLGSLMSKPDVTSCPSSPKRDGVEVSDSELRWQNTVLVQTATEPSRPWVPALC